The Balaenoptera ricei isolate mBalRic1 chromosome X, mBalRic1.hap2, whole genome shotgun sequence region TATTTTAGTTTTGGTCATAAGGAAACCTGGAACACCTGATAACAAAGGTGTTTGTTTTTCCAAAACTCACTGTGGCCTTTTTAAAAGGTTGTGTAAAAATGGcagcatgcatttttaaaaaaagcttcctTAGTTGCAAATTGTGTATATTCCCCTGGGAATAGGTGTGTGTCAGAAGAGCACTTCCCCCCATGAGACTCTGTTGGCAATGCTGCCAAAATATACGGACCAAAGCCGTTGCTGTCTGTGTGGACATGAGACATAACAGCGTCTGGGTGAGACACGGATATACTGCCAGGTTTTGTGGTGACCTCCTGTTCACTGAGTAGCTGACCAGAAAGGCCTTGTGACACTGTCTTCATGTAACATTTATCCAACTCAAGCTCATGGGCTAAGTCAATTCCTTGGTCAActtcttgttttgcttttactTTATACCCACTGAGCCTTTGAAAGAAATCAGCTTCCAGATGTCTTGGTCATCAACATTAAAGATACTTAGGAATGTTCTGACCTGATCGCTCCCACCTTCTACATGTAactcctttgttttccttctaaCCTCGTAGTCACAGTAAGAGTGCAGAGATAACAAACggttataaaaatgattttaactcattttttctttttcctaaaaagactggaactgggagaaacagaaagaacaacCCAAAGAATACCAACGAATCCTACAGTGCTTCCTAGATAGAAAAGACTGTTGCTACTCTATCCATCAAATGGGTAAGGTCACATGAGTAGTTTAAAGGCTGTCTCTCTGTTCTGTAGTTCAattaagaggaaaggaaaactgTATGTGAAATTCAGCTTACATTGCCCGTACTTGCTTTTCTTGTCCCCTGCTTTGTATGTGGCTCTACTAAGTCGTCCCATCTACTTATTTATGcaaaaaattaggagtttgtggTTTGCTAAcctgtttattatttttccacaTAAAAACAGCACAGATGGGTGTAGGAGAAGGGAAATCAATTGGCGAATGGTTTGGACCAAATACAGTTGCACAGGTGTTAAAGTAAGTAAAAGAGTCTGGCATGCGCCTTACTCTACCGTCTCCTATGCCTCCCTCCACCAACTCAACATCCCATCAACCCAGCTGTTCCTGCCATCCCACTAAGCCACCAaacatctgtaccattttgctcAGATAGTTCTTTGAAATGTGTAATGTGTGTGGGCAACTGTCTTGGTAAATCACAGTTATAGTCATTGGTACCAGTCTATGGGGAGGCCCCTCAGGACTCATTCCGTATCCCACTTGTAGATTGGTGCTCACGTGCTCAGCCATCAGCCTGAGGGTCACTTTGAAGCCAAAGGGTTTGCACTAAGCGGGGAAGCCTGAGCCAGCCTAGGCAAGACACAGACTCCCACCGTGtatggtataaaaaaaaaaattcttcactgattcattcaacatttactggGTGCCTCTCTTGCCCTAAGTACTGAGTGCACAGAAATAAACTAGGTGTAGTTCTTGCTTCAAGGACCTCACCACCTATTGGAGGAGACAAACCCCAAGGGAGccttagaatcagtttgtcatcTCTTAGGAGACTCAAGGTACCCCAGCATGGTACTTTCGCAATTGTCCTGTTAAGTCTCAGAATTCACCTCCCACAGCAAGAGGCGACATGGAGAGGCCAGGACCAGTGCTTTGGAAATGAATGGGGTGAGTGGCGTCAGCACCTACACCTGCAGGCCATCTCACCTATTGTCACTCTCCTTTCTGACAACCTATCACCAAATGggaactccatgagggcagagattgtATTTGCCTCGTTCACTCCTGTAATATTAGCACATGAAACTGCCTGGCAcatgtaagtgctcagtaaatacttgatggatgaatgaatgaaaatggcaGATAGAATCTGGGGCTGGATTTAGGCATCAGAAAATTGAAACTGTCTAGCCTCCTTTGGTAGCTACTTCAATTCCTGGGCTCTCTGGCGTGTGATGATGGGACCTGCTCCATGCAAAATACAGATGGGGCACTGTTTCAATTATTAGCCAACCTTCAATGAACTGGAATGCTTTGTAAATGTGCTTTTGAGGGGAGTAGTCTGGACTTCCTGGGGACCCAAGTGAAACCTGTATCTTTGCATTACTCTTTGCTAACAGGGCAGCCTCTCTGAGACCACTTTCTTACCTTGGTCCGTAGTGGTTTTGGGGGCAGTGTTGACCTGCTGAGTGAGGACCTGGTGGTATTTCGGGAACCACTGTAGGAACCCAGGGCAGAAAGTGTAGAAGATTAGAATGGCTGTGCCGAGCCCAAAACCTAGCTTGATATGGTTGGTTTATAAATGACATCCTTCAGAATTTGCTTCTTTCTTCTAAATTTTGAGCTTCCCAACAACAAGCAAATggaaacatacatttttaaagaatttaagtgGGTTCTGAGTCATCGTGATTGTTTTTAACAAcagtagatgatgatgatgatgtcgtCATTATTATTTTGGGGGAAAGATActacattaaatgaaattaaaatataatggtaattgggcttccctggtggcgcagtggttgggagtctgcctgccaatgcaggggacacgggttcgagccctggtctgggaagatcccacatgccgcagagcagctgggcccgtgagccacaattactgagcctgcgcgtctggatcctgtgctccgcggcaagagaggccgcgatagtgagaggcccgcgcaccgcgatgaaaagtggcccccacttgccacaactggagaaagccctcgcacagaaacgaagacccaacacagccataaataaataaataaataaaatttaaaaatatatatatataatggtaaTTAACCTCTTCTTGGGAGTTACTTTGGTTTGGGAGGGaatgtgtcttttgttttgttttgttttgttttgtcggCCATTGAGACTGGGCTTTACTGCAGAATTCCAGAGTAGCCAGGGTAAACATGTCTTCTTCAAACTggcaagaggagaaggaaataagggagaaatagacaaggtACTTTACTCAGACATCAGATAATCTCTCTTTTAAAGGGGTTCTCTTTCTAATCTCCTCTGAAGTCATGCACTTCAGCATGCTCTGTCTTCAGCTGTTGACCAGCAAGGCCCGGCACTGAAGCCATCTGCGGCCCAAGTCTCCTGGGACGGCATCCTTACCGCATGTGGGAAGGGACAGAAGAgatcacctctctctctctctccccccctccctgGATTTCCCTAGAACTTATTGTTTGTATTATGTATGCTcctaaacaaatatatatatatatgtgtgtatattaataacagttttctttttttggaaaaaggAGTAAGTCAGAATGTCTCttatttaagaaaaggaaacaaaatctctTGGGAGAAGATGCACTGGTAACCTCTCTCTTTCGCCCAGTAGGAGTAACATCCTTTTGCAAGGCAgccttttccattttgtaaagcAGGCCTTCTTTTTGAGGTGCGGAAACAGTGCCTCTGGCATTCTCAAGGTCCCTGGACATAGAACGTTCCAGAGAGCTCAGTCAAGGGAGCCAGACCTGACCTGAATCCCAACTTCTCTGTGGCTCAGTGTTCGGTACCGTCAGGAACGCTGGGCGTACATAGGTTGTACTGCTTCCTGCCGAGATGTCCACCTTCCCCAATTGTGACTTCATTGTATGTTGCTTTGCAGAAAACTTGCTTTATTTGATGAATGGAATTCCTTGGCTGTTTATGTTTCAATGGATAACACCGTGGTTATTGAAGATATCAGTGAGTCCCGGGCCAGTTTACCTTCTCGGGTGGCTGGGTGATGAGGTTCTTCCTCACCATTCAGAATGTGTGTGTGGGGCGCGgtgggagagaaagacagaaagcgagggagaaaaagagaaagaagatgcaCACACACCCGCATTCCCCCGCCCCCCGGCTCTCTGGCCTGCCCATCTAGCAGGACGGGGGCACAGGGCTCCGGTTACTCATTCCCTGTGtcccttcttctcttccctctcaGCTTTCTGAAAGGGAGAAAACAATTAGAGGATCTGTGCTGCCCCTCAGTGAGGTACCAGACCCTTTCCCTGCAGGTCTCCCCGAGTGCGGGTAATCAGTTAAACCACTGACAGGTCTTCTGTGGCGGTCCCCCCTGTGCTCCCCGCCACGGGGTTAGAGGGACCCACAGATACGGTCCCTGTTTCCAAGGCCCTTGCAGGCTAGTTGCGAAATGAGATTCTCCCAGTGAGCCCATAATATCTGACAAGAGGTAAGTGAGCGTTCAGTTGCCAGAAGGAGGAGAAGtaagggctggaggaggggcctgGGCTTCCCGCAGGAGGTGAGGCAGCCGGGCCCCGCTGGCAGGGGGGAGGGCCTTCCAGGCAGTGGCTGTCATGTGAGGTCTCCTTTAGTTTTGCCCTTGGCACATCTCCTAGGGCTGGATGCCCCTTATTTACCCAGCTCTCTTGTCTTCTGTTTCTAGAAAAAATGTGCCGCACCCTCCCCTTGAGTGCCGAAACAGCTGCTGAGAGCCCCCCTGAGTCTCTGAATGCTTCGACCCAGAGTAAGGGCCCCTCTGCCTGCTCTCCAGCCTGGAAACCCTTGCTGCTCATTGTGCCCCTCCGCCTGGGCATAAACCAAATCAATCCCGTCTATGTCGACGCCTTCAAAGTAAGTCGCACCTTTCCCCAAGCCGCTTGCTGCCCGCCCATCCCACCGCCATGTGAGCACGGAGATCCGTGAGCAGCAGTCCACAGATGAGCTGAGAATCTTGCGTTCTCTTTCCCTCCAGGAGTGTTTTAAGATGCCACAGTCTTTAGGGGCATTAGGAGGAAAACCAAATAACGCCTATTATTTCATAGGATTCTTAGGTAAGAAAAGAGGAATCACAAGTAAGTCATCATGGGCTAGGGGAGGGTGGGCAGAAGGCCTGCACGGGAGACCAGGCAATTCCAGTTTTAGGGGGCCCTCACCTAGCCTGGAGATGCTGTGGCCTCTGGCCAGCTCATCTTGTCTCTGGCCTGGAGAGTAACGTTTACCTGTGCCTGACAGAGAGCAGATCCCCCCCACTTCAGTGCCTCTGCTTCACTGCCTCTTGATAAGATGGTTCCATGGCTGCTTTCCCACTGGACGGCCCCAAGGTCATAGCGTTGCTTCAGCACCTGTCTCTCTTTCCTGTGGCGCCCAGGGTGGCAAGGTTTCGCTCCCCTGGCCTCGCCGATACCCCTCTTACTGGGGCTCGGGCGTTCGGGCTAGGAGCCGTCCTCTGGCTTCCCGGGCTCATGCAGCCTGGGCTGCTAGCTTATTGTTCAGAGCCCTGACTCTGGTGGGAATAAGAGGAGGTGAAGACAGAGGTATCCCTTTCCTGAGACTGGAGGCTAAGCCTTAAAACGACTAACCTCCTAATGTGGATCCTGATGAGCAGCCCGGCATTACCTGCCTCAGTAGATGCCTCTGGAAACCCGGCCACCTTACTCACTAGCTGTGACCAGAGACATTTAAGGCCCTTGGCACACGAGGGGAGCTAGCccggtgcttctcaaactttaatgtgcacatGAATCACCTTGAGAGACCATTATAATGTGggttcagtgggtctggggtggggcctgagagcctGCATTTCTAACTAGGTAGTGCCGGTGCTGCTGGTGCCACACTTTGAGTACCAAGGGCCTAGGCACCTGCTTAGCGCCGCAGAGTAAGGGAGTGATGCGGTGAGGGAAGTGGGATACGGGACACCTCTCGCAGGAGTGGGCTTCGAGGAAGCTATGAGCTTAGAGAGCAAGGGAGAGCCAGAGCAGGCGTGGGGAATGGCCTGAGGGATGTGCAGAGGGCTGAGTGAGATGGACTTGGTCACCTTCCCACTCATCTCCTCCTCGGAGATTCATGGAGGTGGCGGGGGTGGAAACAGACCCAGCCCTGTATGTGGCCAGTCTCCCACTGGCTAGCCGTGTGCCAGCAGGAAAAGAGTGTCAGCTCTTTCAGTCTCAAGTTCCCTTTATGGAAGATAGGGCTGACCCCCAGCTCACCATGTTGTCACCTCACAGGAAAGCGCTCAGCAAAAAGAGCCAGCCTGACCCCAGCGCCTCTTTCCTCTGCTCGCTCTTTCTCTCTTTAGGGTAGGGTTTCTCCACAGCTGCTGGGGCTCTCTCGAATGCTGCCATCTACTGGTCGATCCTAAGAACTACAGCTTGATGGAACATTTGGAAAGTGGAGGCGTTTCTTTTTCTAAGTACAAACCCCAGTGTTTAGAGTGTTATAAATTTAGATGTTCTCTGTTTCTAAGCTTTTGGGTTCCTGTCAAAGAAAATGTAGCAAAAATCTATTTCCTATTGTCCATGCTTGAGGAAAAGGTGGAAacattggaaaataattttggagGGATCTCAGTGAATCCTGGGCACCCTGGCCCCCTTTATCCCAAGTTACCCAGAGAGAGTTTGCCAAGCTGGCATAGCCCTCCTGTTTCCTGGGGCCACTGGGTCAGGGAGACATTGGTGGAGTTGGACTACTTTTGAAAGAGATGTGGGCAGTCCTCAGTTCCCAAGACAGAGGTTTACATAGTGCCCATTTGCCCGTTAATTTCCAAAAATCCTTTGTTTAACCTTCACTTGAGGCTCCAAACTCCCCTCAACCCCCATTTTCTGACTTACCCCCTTACTGTATTAGGCTCAGGTGGGGAGAGTCTGGATTGGCAGAATGTCTGAAGGGAGAGGACAGATGAGAACTGCCATTTTCTGAACAAGGGACTCTGCAGAGGGTTCTCTCTgaatctctctccccctctttctctctctctctccatgtataaaaatatatatatttatattacttgTCATTATAATATATTGTTtcctatattatatataaatatataatttatatttatattatataatatataattatatattaaaacatatatacatgtatagagAGACATAGATTAATATTGATAGTTATATAGAGTTGTATAgctttagatagatagattgattgatAGAGTTAGCACAACACCCCTGTGAGGTAGAgatcattatttccatttatgCCTAGCGGAAGACTTAGAGGGGTTGTTTCCTCAAGGTTACTGAGCTCAAAAGTAGCAAAGCCAAGATTCGATCCCAATTTGGCCGTCCCTGCCCACCACACCACATTGCTTCCCGAGTGCCCTCTTGCCCAGTGGGAAGCTGGGAGAAGCTCCTGGTGCACAAGACTATGGCCAGGGTGAGAGACTGGCTGGGAGATTTTTTTCCGTTTAGAATGTTTGTCCCCTGCGCTTTGGTGGAGGGTGCCACCTGGAGATCTGTCGCATGAGCCCAGTGTCTGCAGATGGTGGACCTGCCTGCCACTTCTTCTTGGGCCTCGTTAGAGACCTTGATTTGGTCCCCATATCATTTCTAGGACTTTTTTGATCTCTTACTGTATCTCTTTTAAGCACTCTCAGAAATAGGGCAGCCCACAAAgctccactacacacacacacacacacacacacacacacacccatgggAAAGGGCCAGAGTCAGAGAGGGCACTGTTATTATTCCCAGCACCTTAACTCAAAACTGGCAGGACACTCGGTTCTGATCCTGCTTTGGAGTCGCATTTTCTCGTGCACagcttccttctccccttccctttctatGGTCTTAGGTAGACTTTCCTCTAAACGACCTGGTTGTTGCTCTTTATTGAGCCTTGACGCTTTTTTGATATCACTGGTCTCACCCGCCTGTGGTCTGGGGGAATATGTACCTTGACTTTCCTAAAGCAAGCCATATGGGGGCATTGATTTCCATATGCTCTTACAcatgtatttgtaggaaaatcCTTTTGAGTCTCAGCAAGGTACATCTATGACTACCTTGCGTTTGTACTGTGTTGTAAGCAGTTCACAGAGGTGAGGTCTTCTCATTCTGATAATACCCTGTGAGGTAACTGGAACAGACCCAGTGACCCCAGtttaaaagcaagaaaattaGGACAGAGTGAAGTGGTTTGTCCTAGGTCTGCGACAGAGATAAGTCAAACTTGGCATCAGACATCAGAAACACTCTTGGCCAACAGAAGCACTTAGATGTACCCAAAAGAATCCTGGATGCCATTCCAGAGAGCGTCTTCGGGGTGTCccttcccaccccatcctcctGCCTCAGGcagatctctctctctgcttGTTTAACCCAGTCTAGAACACAGAGGCCCAGATGGTGCTCAGGCCTGGACAGCGAGGTTGGGGTGACCCCTTAGGTACGTCAGCCTACTCAGTATGCTGCTGATGAGCATTAGAGAGACTCTCAACCCTTTGAACGTTAGATAAAAGTAGAGATTTTATTATCCCAAACTCCCCCCAGATCATTATTGGGCTAGACTTTTTCAGTTTAATGAAGCAGTGTTTTTCTCCAATTTGTAATGGTCGACCAATCTCAAAGTGAGTTTTCCCAGCAAGGCGTATCTGTACTGATACTACTGTGACCAAGGCAGTGCTTTCTGACAGGAATTACTGACTTGCTAACAATGACTAACTTGCTAGCGAATCAAGACCAGAAGTCAGCTCCCTGGTATCTCATCCGTGGCAGAGTCAGCATTCCCATTTCTTTTGGAGGCCAAGGCCTTTTTCCTTCCCAGATGTGCTCTTTGACCATAGGTCTAAGAACCAGTGGTCTAGAGCAAGAGGCTTTCCAGTGTTGGAAGGGTCAGGAAGCTCCCTGATGGCACCTGGACTCATGGCCTGGTGATTCCACCTACCACCTCTGGGCTACTGCTGCTCACCGAGCCCGCCATGTCATCTGTGGTCGCTCactcccccctctccccaaacCTGTGCCTTTCCGCTTTTGGACTTGGACTTTGAGGAGATACAAATGCTAGGGCAAGTCTTCGCATTGAATGATTGGCTTTGGGTGCGGGTGGCTTCCTTCAAGCATGTGCACCCTCCTTCTGgctttctgtcatctcattctcATTGTCACCAAGGGAGGGGTTAGGACAACCAGAGCGCCTCATCCCAAGGACAGCAGTGCGGCCAGGGCCGGTGGTTCTTCGAAGGTTAAGCATGTCTCATTCAAAACAGGCGATGAGCTCATTTTCCTGGACCCTCACACAACCCAGACCTTTGTTGACACTGAGGAGAACGGAACAGTTGACGACCAGACTTTCCATTGTCTGCAACCTCCACAGCGAATGAACATCCTGAACTTGGATCCTTCCGTAGCATTGGTGGGTATCTGAAGGTTGGGTGGACCAAGAGACACAACGCTGCCCTATCACAGTTTGGCTCCCTGGAAGTTATCCAGGTTGCTAGGTAGGGCGGCAAAAGAATGTTCGCTCCCCACCCCCACGAGAGGTAGTGTCGTGTGGTGTAGTGGGGAAGGAATGGGCCCTGAAGCCGAGTTACGATCGAAGCCGCTTACCAGCCATGGACTTAGGGGGAGtcccttaacttttctgagcttcGGCCTTCTCATCCCTCCAGTGGGCAAAACGGTAGTTCCTTCCTTGCATGGCTGTATGAGTACACTGTGTGTAAGGcacatagcacagtgcctggcatgttgtAAGCATTCTAGAAATGTTAGTCATGATCAGTGTTACcatctttcccccttttcctccttGCCCTCTAAATATTGCCATCCAGGCACCGGGAATAAGGTGAGACATAGGGAAGGAGGGATAAGGAGGCAAGACCTCCGGGGTGGACAATGTCCATTCCTCTGGGCACACAATCCAGGAAGCTGCAGGCTTTCCCCCGCTGGAAATATGACTGCCGTCCACACATGGAAGGGACAGCTGCCTGGGAAGTAGCCAGTGGTTCTGAGGCCTGTCTGCATCCTCTCTACCAGTTTAACCCGATTGTCGGAGGGCCAGTGACGGAGAGCTGACGGAGTCCTCCTCTTGTTTTGGACCATTCTTTTAGTGCTGTAGGATGGTTCTGAGGATGGGGAAGGAGGCTGTTggctctctttattcttttttttttttcttttttttaccgccagggaagtccctgactttttttttttttaatttttaaattttattttatttgattttttatacagtggcttctcattagttatccattttatacatattagtgtatatatgtcaatcccaatctcccaattcatcccatcaccacctCTTTATTCTAAAAGATAATTTCCTTAAGGTCAAAGCCACCTTGTTAAGTGATGCCTCTAGCTAAAAGTACTAtttggcttttgtttgctggtttTAATGGATTGCTTTTTATAGGTAGGTATATTTGTGCACTGAATGTAATGGAATTAACCCTGTGCTTTGGAGATTGGTTTTCAAGTTACTATATCTCACAGTGTGAAGGGAGAGGATCAGGGAGGGAAAGGGACAAGGTAAAAGGGAAAGGGACAGGGTAAAAGGGAAAGGGACAGGGTAAAAGGGAAAGggacagaataaaagaaagaggcagagagagagagaaaatatgaagaTGAATGAGCAGATGTGTGTGTCCAGGTGAGGCACTGATCTAGGAGAGAGATAAGCTCAGACAGTCTTCCTCCTTGTTGCTGGGAGGACACATCCAAAGGAAGTGACCCACATCCTACATCACAACTCTGGGCCAACGGCTCCATCTTGCAATACAAAGGGCCTGCCTGGGTGCCCCTGACCAGTTCTAAGTTGTCTTCTTTTGCTTTCCCCCAAGGGATTtttctgcaaagaagaaaaagactttgATAGCTGGTGTAGCCTTGTTCAGAAGGTAAAGATGTATGTTTTTCTTAGTCTTAAAAAACAAGTGTTATTCAATATAATTCCTTTTCAAGACGGTTTTTCATAGTAACATAAATCCAGCCTGATATGACTATCGCAAGAGAAAGAAACTAGGATGTGGGGAATTGTACATAACTTTGGGGAAACTAAAGAAAAACTTTGGTTTGCAATATGCTTAGTGTGTCAGGTGAGCGATATTTTTAACTACTGAATGTTCCATCTCATTGAGCCCGTGAGTCAATGAAATATTCAACTAATATTCTaccattttaacttaaaaatgccAATTTCATATAGCTCAGCCTAAATTCTTCCTTACTCTGAGATGGTTGAAGAAGCCAAACTACTTTTCTATTTGTTTCGTGTCCATTTACAGTTTAATGTGTTCCATTATGGTTTAAGGGGCTTGCCTTTCTATTAACTGtcttatttatgtaaaatataggCACACTGCCACTTAAAGCAAACAGTTTGCAGAAATCTGTGTAAATACGAAAGCaagttattctttctttttggcattttatgtcaaagggtgtttaTCATTTTGCTGGCTCACAACTTTTGTATCTGCCTCCCTCATCCTTTGCTTCTAACGCATGCCAATTATGTGGAAGATATTGATCAACGCTTATTGAAAGAATGAGGGGAGATCATAGGGAGTAGTTTAAAGAGCCCTGGATGGGGTGGCAAGAGACATCGTGTTctcttatctgcaaaacagagggGTTGGAGAGATGGGATCCCAGAGCCTCTTGTAAGTGTAAGGAGGGAAGATTTTTCTTCACAGGTGAACAA contains the following coding sequences:
- the ATG4A gene encoding cysteine protease ATG4A isoform X3 → MGARKSCPTGALTCSVLSKYENQITIFADYLEEFPDTDELVWILGKQHLLKTEKSKLLSDISARLWFTYRRKFSPIGGTGPSSDAGWGCMLRCGQMMLAQALICRHLGRDWNWEKQKEQPKEYQRILQCFLDRKDCCYSIHQMAQMGVGEGKSIGEWFGPNTVAQVLKKLALFDEWNSLAVYVSMDNTVVIEDIKKMCRTLPLSAETAAESPPESLNASTQSKGPSACSPAWKPLLLIVPLRLGINQINPVYVDAFKAMSSFSWTLTQPRPLLTLRRTEQLTTRLSIVCNLHSE
- the ATG4A gene encoding cysteine protease ATG4A isoform X1 is translated as MLRCGQMMLAQALICRHLGRDWNWEKQKEQPKEYQRILQCFLDRKDCCYSIHQMAQMGVGEGKSIGEWFGPNTVAQVLKKLALFDEWNSLAVYVSMDNTVVIEDIKKMCRTLPLSAETAAESPPESLNASTQSKGPSACSPAWKPLLLIVPLRLGINQINPVYVDAFKECFKMPQSLGALGGKPNNAYYFIGFLGDELIFLDPHTTQTFVDTEENGTVDDQTFHCLQPPQRMNILNLDPSVALGFFCKEEKDFDSWCSLVQKEILKENLRMFELVQKHPSHWPPFVPPAKPEVTTTGAEFIDSTEQLEEFDLEEDFEILSI
- the ATG4A gene encoding cysteine protease ATG4A isoform X2, with translation MLRCGQMMLAQALICRHLGRDWNWEKQKEQPKEYQRILQCFLDRKDCCYSIHQMAQMGVGEGKSIGEWFGPNTVAQVLKKLALFDEWNSLAVYVSMDNTVVIEDIKKMCRTLPLSAETAAESPPESLNASTQSKGPSACSPAWKPLLLIVPLRLGINQINPVYVDAFKECFKMPQSLGALGGKPNNAYYFIGFLGDELIFLDPHTTQTFVDTEENGTVDDQTFHCLQPPQRMNILNLDPSVALEILKENLRMFELVQKHPSHWPPFVPPAKPEVTTTGAEFIDSTEQLEEFDLEEDFEILSI